One Trichomycterus rosablanca isolate fTriRos1 chromosome 12, fTriRos1.hap1, whole genome shotgun sequence DNA window includes the following coding sequences:
- the si:ch211-184m13.4 gene encoding G-protein coupled receptor 183, which yields MATQASIVTSNTSLSNQTCNVFTYKEAAQILFPIFYAVVLIVSVSGNSLVLYITFQKKKKFNSTTLYLINLAISDTLFTLALPGRIAYYIRGFDWPFGDLLCRLTTVIFYSNTYASIAFMTCISVDRYLAMVHPHRCLKLRSIKVVRGICILVWAIIFLEISPLLFKSTIKKWQGQQTCMEYSNLNESSTTPYVLLFGCVIGFCVPLGLILGCYSHISLKLSKMAKENPMTSRSGKSTRAKNMILLILISFLLCFSPYHINIMQSMVRRLYYKPSCEEEKAFKMSLQVTVSMMNFNCCLDPVIYFFAVKTYKQRVMSIFKGYMPALLSSKGMTENSTSNT from the coding sequence ATGGCCACTCAAGCTTCTATTGTGACATCAAATACAAGCCTTTCCAACCAAACCTGCAATGTGTTCACATACAAAGAAGCAGCCCAGATCCTCTTTCCCATTTTTTATGCTGTTGTTCTTATAGTCAGTGTCTCAGGCAACAGCCTGGTCCTGTACATCACCttccagaaaaagaaaaagttcaACTCCACCACACTGTACCTGATCAATCTGGCAATCTCAGACACCCTCTTCACTCTGGCTCTTCCTGGTAGGATCGCCTACTACATCCGTGGCTTTGACTGGCCTTTCGGAGATCTTCTTTGCAGACTGACCACAGTCATCTTCTATTCGAACACTTATGCCAGCATCGCGTTCATGACCTGCATTAGTGTTGACCGCTACCTTGCCATGGTGCACCCACACAGGTGCTTGAAGCTCAGAAGCATAAAGGTTGTGCGAGGCATCTGTATCCTGGTCTGGGCGATTATATTTCTGGAGATATCCCCTCTTCTCTTCAAGAGCACAATAAAGAAATGGCAAGGCCAACAAACATGCATGGAATATTCCAACCTGAACGAATCATCAACGACACCTTATGTGCTTTTGTTTGGTTGTGTTATTGGGTTCTGTGTGCCCCTGGGACTTATTCTGGGCTGCTACAGTCATATCAGCTTAAAACTTTCCAAAATGGCCAAGGAGAACCCAATGACCAGCAGGTCTGGTAAAAGTACCAGGGCAAAGAACATGATCCTGCTGATTCTTATAAGCTTCTTGCTGTGCTTTAGCCCTTATCACATCAACATCATGCAGTCCATGGTGCGCAGGCTTTACTACAAGCCATCGTGTGAGGAAGAGAAGGCTTTCAAGATGTCTCTTCAGGTCACAGTATCCATGATGAACTTTAACTGCTGCTTGGATCCGGTCATATACTTCTTTGCCGTTAAGACGTACAAGCAGAGGGTGATGAGCATCTTCAAGGGTTACATGCCTGCATTACTTTCCTCTAAGGGCATGACTGAGAACAGCACCAGCAACACTTGA